TACTAGTCAAAGACGGAAAAGTTCTCGGTAAAGGACATAATAAACGCGTTCAAGACGGCGATCCAGTGACTCATGCAGAAATCGATTGTCTACGCAATGCTGGCAGAATTGGTAGTTATCGAGGTACAACGCTGTATTCTACTTTAATGCCTTGCTATCTTTGTGCGGGTGCGGTTGTTCAATTTGGAATCAAGCGAGTTATTGTCGGCGAATCTGAAACTTTTTCTGGGGCTAGAGAATTTATGGAATCTCACGGAGTTGAAGTGATTGACTTAAATTTAGATGAATGCAAAAATATGATGCAAAGATTCATTCACATTAATCCTCAATTATGGAATGAGGATATTGGAAAATAGCAATCAGGACAAGGACTAATTGATCAAGTATTCAAGAAATATTCCTTATTCTCCGTAGGAACCACCCGTAACTTTGCCGCGAAAGACTACATATTGATATAAGTTATAAAATAACATGACAGGAATGAGAAAACCAATGAATATAATCATAATTACGAGTGAACTTGGGTCAGCCGCTGCCTCGTAAATTGTAATTTTAGTAGGAATAATATAAGGAAATACTACTAAAGCTAGCCCAATAAATGTGAGTACAAAAAGTAAAATTGTCCATCCAAAGGGAGCGCGCTCTTCTTTACGATTTAGGCTTTGTAATAATTGCCAAATTAACCACACTCCTAATAAAGGAATTATAGCAAAAACATAAACTAACGGTTGCTGAAACAGACGACTTCTCGCGCTTACGTAAAATATTGGTGTAGTAATTGTAATGAGAATTGCACCAATCAATGTTGTCCAAGCGGCAATCTTTGCAGTTTTGTAGTGGGTTTCTTGTAGTTCTCCTTCAGTTTTCCAAACAAGATACGTCGAACCAATTAAGACGTATCCTTGAATGAGTGTTAACGCGACTAATACCGATTGCCAGCTGAACCAATCCCAGGTACTACCAATAAAGTGTCCTGACTCATCAACTTGAATGCCTTTTAATACACTACCAAGTGCAAAACCTTGACTAAGTGCGGCGACAAAACTACCCGCACCAAAGGCAATATTCCAAAAAAACTTACGCGTTGCTAACTCGCGAAATTCAAACGCTACGGCGCGAAAAATAAATCCAAACACCATCGTGATAATTGGAATATAAAGCGCGTTGAGAATTGTTCCGTAAGCAAGAGGAAATGCACCAAATAAGCCGCCACCCATTAGTACTAACCAAGTTTCATTAGCATCCCAAATATTACTTAAACTAGTCATTAATAGCCCTCGGCGTTCCTCATCTGAAGAGGTAAGCGATAGAATACCAACTCCCAAATCAAATCCGTCTAGCATGACATAGAGGAAGAGAAATAAAGCTAAAATTGCAAACCACACCTGAGGTAAAAAATACTCTAGTGTTTCCATAAGATTAAGTTTAGGTAAGTGTTGATATTTTCTTGTAAAGAATAATAATGGGCAATCGGTAGTATGAAGCAATTACCAATTACCTCTTATCGTTTACCAATCAATTATTGTTCGGCTTCGACAGGACGTTCGTCGGGAACGAATCTACCAGGCTTTGTATCGACCGCTGGTTTGGTAATTTCTAACTCAGGTAATGGTAATTCTAAGTTTGGTCCTCTGCGGATAATCCGACTACCGAAGTACAAAGCAGCAATAAATAACATTGTGTAGACAGTGGCAAAGCTGATCAGTGAGACTAAGACATTGCTCGCCGGAAGATGAGACGCAGCATCGACAGTACGGATTTGGTTATACAATGTCCACGGTTGGCGACCTACACAGCGCACGATCCAACCAGATTCTACCGCAATGTATCCCAATGGTGCCGCGAAAATCCAACCGAGCATCAACCACCGTTGTTGGCTAATGTTTTCTGGTGATAGCTTACCGCGTAGCCACTGCACAGTGCTGAGTAGCATCAAGCCAGCAAAGAAAAACCCGATCGCAATCATCGTCCGGAAGGCATAGTAGATTAAACCAACTAAATGCGGACGATCTTCGGGTTTCCACTCGCTTAAGCCGCGTACAGGTTCAGAAAGATTTTTCTTGAATTCGAGAATGTAGCCTAATGCATTGGGAACCGTAATTTCCCAGTCGTTTCTTTCGGCTTTGTCGTTGGGAAGTGCAATTAAACTCCAATCGGCGGGTTGTCCTGCGGGTGTGGTTTGCCACTGGGCTTCCATCGCAGCGAGTTTTGAGGGTTGGTAGTGGTAAACTTGTTCGCCACTTAAATGTCCAATATAAATTTGTAATGGAGCAACAGCGATCGCAGCTGCTAAAACAATTTTCAATGACTTGGAAAAGAATGCGCTTTGACGATTTTTGAGAATGTACCACGCACTAATTCCCCCAATGACAAATAAGGAAGTCTCTAGCGTGGCAAAAAACATATGCAACACGCTGTTTACCATAAACGGATTGAGGATCGCTTGAAAGTAATCGTGGACAATGAATTTACCATCGACCATTTCTCCACCTGCGGGCGTTTGCATCCAAGAATTTGCTGTCAAAATCCATAGCGTCGATAAGTTTGCACCAACAGCAACAAGAATTGTCGACAGCAGGTGAACAATAGGATTGACGCGCTCCCAGCCGAAGAGCATAATACCTAAAAATGCCGCCTCTAGCATAAATGCCCAGGAAGCTTCAAATCCAATAACGCTCCCGAAAAAATTACCAACGGCTTCAGAAAAAGGTGCCCAGTTCGTGCCAAACTGAAATTCCATCGGAATGCCAGTGGCTACCCCAATGCCAAAATTGAGTACGTAAAACTTTGACCAAAAGCGTGCGTGATAATAGTAGTCAGCATTGCGCGTTTTAAGCCATAAGCCCTCGACAATCACTAGATATATTCCCATACCTGTTGTGAGTACAGGCCACAGCATATGGAATATTGCAGTAAGGGCAAATTGCATTCGTGACAGCGCTACAGTATTAGATAACAACTCCATATGCATTCCCTGATTTTCAATTAATTGGGTTTAGAATGATTATTGTTAACCTAGCTTGAAATAGCTTCTAGACATAATATATTAAGACTATTAGTCAAGAACGCAATTCACTTAAAATTTTGAAATAATTCTCAATATCGCTGGGGCAAAGGGTAGAGAATAGTTACAATTTAAGCCTGGGCATTTCAGACTGGAGAATTTGAAGTATTGATCTTCAATTAAGGCATAGTGAAGGTCTTAGCCATTGTTTATCGCTGTTTTAAGTGCGTTTTAAAACTCAAGTAAACTCACAATTTCTTTCAAAGGAAGCGTATGAGTCAAAGTGAAGATAGAATCATCGTCCAAACCGTAAATTTAACAGCATATGATAAAGAATTTCTTCATCTTTCTGGCGCGATTCAGCCGCATGGTATACTTTTTGCACTCAAAGAACCTCAGTTAGAAATTATTCAGGTTAGTAATAATACATTTGAATTGCTTGGTTTTCATCCTCAAGCATTACTCAATCAAAGCTTAAAAGACTTATTAACTCCTACAGAATTGCTTTTTATCGAAGGATGCTTAGTCAAAGATTTTGAAAGCGTTAATCCAATCAAGCTTTCAATCGACATGAGTAATAATATTAAAAATTTTGATGGTATCCTGCATCGCTGCAATGGCGTACTTATTCTAGAATTAGAACCTAAGCTAACACAAGAGGATAGAAATTTCATTAGGTTTTATCATTTGGTAAAGGGTGCGATCGCTAAGCTGCAAAATGCGCCAACGATGTCGGGAATGTGTCAAGATATCACGCAAGAGGTACAAAATCTAACAGGCTTTGACCGCGTGATGATTTATCAGTTTGATGGTAAACAAGCGGGCAAAGTTATTGCTGAAGAAAAACGCGAAGATTTAAATTCTTATTTAGGTTTACACTATCCTGCTTCAGATATTCCTGACCAAGCCAAAAAACTTTATACACGCAATCGGCTGCGGTTGATTCCTGATATAAATTCGCAGCCAAAAGAATTAGTTCCCGCGCAGAATCCAATCACAAATGAACCACTTGATTTAAGCTACGCGGTGTTAAGAAGTGTTTCTCCATGCCATTTAGAATACCTCAGAAACATGGGCGTTACCGCTTCGATGTCAATTTCATTAAATAAAGATAAAAAATTATGGGGATTGATTGCTTGTCATCACTATTCTCCTAAGTATGTCTCGTATGAAGTTCGGACGGCGTGTGAGTTTTTAGGACAAGTCATGTCTTTAGAATTAGCAGCTAAAGAAGAAAATGAAAATCTAGACTACAAAATCAAATTAAAATCAATTCAAGCCCAATTTATTGAAGCAATGCCCTTAACAGAAAACTTCATGGATGGTTTAGTTAAGGATAAAGATAATTTACTTCAATTAGTTGCTGCACAAGGCGTCGCAATTTGTGCGAATGGCGATTTATCGATTGCAGGGGAAACGCCTAGTAAAAGTGATATTTATAATTTGATTGAATGGGTTGAAGCGAAGATTGATAATGACATTTTTTACACAGATTGTTTACCTAGGCTTTATCCGACAGCCGAGAAATTCAAAGACGTTGCGAGTGGTTTGATTGTCTTATCAATTTCGCAGACTCAGAAAAATTACGTTTTGTGGTTTCGCCCTGAAGTCATTCAAACAGTTAACTGGGGTGGCGACCCATATAGTAGTGTTGAGTTATCACCACGTAAATCGTTTGAACTTTGGCAAGAAACCGTGCGATCGCAGTCGTTACCGTGGAAACAATGCGAGATTGATGCCATCATAGAATTGCGGAGTGCGATCGTCGGAATTGTTTTACGTAAAGCGGATGAACTCGCACGAATTAATATCGAATTAGCACGCAGTAACAGCGAACTCGATGCATTTGCTTATATTGCTTCGCACGATCTAAAAGAACCACTGCGGGGAATTCATAACTACTCAAACTTTTTGATTGAAGATTACGCGGATGTTCTTCAAGCCGAAGGAGTCTCGAAACTTCAAACCCTCGTGCGTTTAACGCAGCGCATGGAAGACTTAATAAATTCACTCCTTCATTTTTCGCGCTTAGGGCGCGTGGAATTGACGCTACAAAAGACAGATTTAAATGAATTAGTCAACAGTGTTATTGATATTCTTAATATTAGCTTAAAAGAAACTGAGGTTGATATCCGCCTTCCTCGACCTTTGCCATCAGTTTACTGCGATCCAGTTCAGATAAGTGAAGTGTTTAGTAATTTAATTAGTAATGCTATCAAATATAATAACAAGCCTAACAAATTAGTAGAAGTTGGCTTTTTAGATACTGCGTTGAACAAGCCAGAATATATAGTTTTTTACGTAAAAGATAACGGAATTGGAATTAAAGAGAAACATTTCGATGCAATTTTTCGGATTTTTAAACGCTTACATCCACTGAATAAATACGGAGGTGGTACAGGTGCAGGGTTAACGATCGCCAAAAAGATTGTCGAACGTCATAACGGCGAAATTTGGGTAAAATCAGCCTACGGAGAAGGAAGTACTTTTTATTTTACATTGCCAAGTGTGAGGGTGAGTCAATGACAGGATCAACTCAACCACTACTCTTAATTGAAGATAGTGATGAAGATTTTGCAGCGTTTGAACGAATTCTCCGCAAAGCATCAATTACAAACACTATCTATCGGTGTGTTGATGGAGATGAGGCTTTAGATTTCCTCCATCATAAAGGGCAATATAGTAACTCAAAAGCACCACGCCCAGGAATTATTCTTCTTGATCTTAACTTGCCAGGAACCGATGGTAGAGAAGTTTTAGAACAAATTAAGCAAGATAACGAACTCAAGATGATTCCGGTTGTAGTGTTTACCACTTCTTCTAATCCAAAAGATATCGAAGTCTGTTATCGCTATGGAGTTAACGGTTATATCATTAAACCAATTGATGTCAAAAAATTGATGCGAACTATCCAAGTTTTAATCGATTACTGGTTTGAAGCAGTCATTCTTCCTAACTCAGTAAGAGGATAATTATGGTACAAAGACGGACAATTGTAATTATTGATGATTGTCAAGAAGATCGAGATACCTATCGCCGTTATTTACTCAAAGATGAGACGTACAAATATGATATTTTTGGCGAAGAGTATGGCGAAGATGGCTTAGAATTGTGCAACTCAGTTCAACCAGATGTCATTTTATTAGATTTCTTGCTACCAGATATTAATGGGTTGGAATTCTTGAGTCAGCTGCAGTTGCAAACAGGTAAAACCAACCTACCTGTGATTATGCTCACAGGTCAAGGCAATGAAGTGATCGCCGTCCAAGCAATGAAAAGCGGTGCGTCTGACTACTTAGTTAAAGGAGAAACAACCGCAGAAAGCCTGCGAATCGCAATTCATAACGCGATTAAACGCACCCATCTGCAAAACTTACTTGCCCAAAGCGAACAGCGATTTCAGACTTCTGTCGAAACAATGCTCGATTGTTTTGGAATTTGCAATAGCATTCGCAACGATAATGGTGAAATTATAGACTTTACAATCGAATATGTCAATGCTGCCGCTTGCGCGTTTAATTCAATGAGCGCCGCCGAACAAATTGGCGCTTCATTACTGAGATTACCGCTATTTTCCCAAGCTGGGCTATTTGACGAGATGTGCCAAGTCGTGGAAACCGGCAAACCGCTGGCAAAAGAAGTTCTCGTGTATGCAGATGACGATCGACCGCAGATTCATAAAGCCTTAGATATCCGCGTGACGCAATTAGGTGACGGTTTTGCGATCGCCTGGCGCGATATTACAGATCGCAAATGCTTAGAAGAAGAACGCGCGCAATTACTACTGCAAGAACAACTCGCACGTAGTGCAGCTGAAGCCGCCAACCACTCA
This window of the Chroogloeocystis siderophila 5.2 s.c.1 genome carries:
- a CDS encoding cytochrome ubiquinol oxidase subunit I, with product MELLSNTVALSRMQFALTAIFHMLWPVLTTGMGIYLVIVEGLWLKTRNADYYYHARFWSKFYVLNFGIGVATGIPMEFQFGTNWAPFSEAVGNFFGSVIGFEASWAFMLEAAFLGIMLFGWERVNPIVHLLSTILVAVGANLSTLWILTANSWMQTPAGGEMVDGKFIVHDYFQAILNPFMVNSVLHMFFATLETSLFVIGGISAWYILKNRQSAFFSKSLKIVLAAAIAVAPLQIYIGHLSGEQVYHYQPSKLAAMEAQWQTTPAGQPADWSLIALPNDKAERNDWEITVPNALGYILEFKKNLSEPVRGLSEWKPEDRPHLVGLIYYAFRTMIAIGFFFAGLMLLSTVQWLRGKLSPENISQQRWLMLGWIFAAPLGYIAVESGWIVRCVGRQPWTLYNQIRTVDAASHLPASNVLVSLISFATVYTMLFIAALYFGSRIIRRGPNLELPLPELEITKPAVDTKPGRFVPDERPVEAEQ
- a CDS encoding ATP-binding protein; translation: MSQSEDRIIVQTVNLTAYDKEFLHLSGAIQPHGILFALKEPQLEIIQVSNNTFELLGFHPQALLNQSLKDLLTPTELLFIEGCLVKDFESVNPIKLSIDMSNNIKNFDGILHRCNGVLILELEPKLTQEDRNFIRFYHLVKGAIAKLQNAPTMSGMCQDITQEVQNLTGFDRVMIYQFDGKQAGKVIAEEKREDLNSYLGLHYPASDIPDQAKKLYTRNRLRLIPDINSQPKELVPAQNPITNEPLDLSYAVLRSVSPCHLEYLRNMGVTASMSISLNKDKKLWGLIACHHYSPKYVSYEVRTACEFLGQVMSLELAAKEENENLDYKIKLKSIQAQFIEAMPLTENFMDGLVKDKDNLLQLVAAQGVAICANGDLSIAGETPSKSDIYNLIEWVEAKIDNDIFYTDCLPRLYPTAEKFKDVASGLIVLSISQTQKNYVLWFRPEVIQTVNWGGDPYSSVELSPRKSFELWQETVRSQSLPWKQCEIDAIIELRSAIVGIVLRKADELARINIELARSNSELDAFAYIASHDLKEPLRGIHNYSNFLIEDYADVLQAEGVSKLQTLVRLTQRMEDLINSLLHFSRLGRVELTLQKTDLNELVNSVIDILNISLKETEVDIRLPRPLPSVYCDPVQISEVFSNLISNAIKYNNKPNKLVEVGFLDTALNKPEYIVFYVKDNGIGIKEKHFDAIFRIFKRLHPLNKYGGGTGAGLTIAKKIVERHNGEIWVKSAYGEGSTFYFTLPSVRVSQ
- a CDS encoding nucleoside deaminase, which encodes MDEFMTAAIAEAKQGQDEGGIPIGSVLVKDGKVLGKGHNKRVQDGDPVTHAEIDCLRNAGRIGSYRGTTLYSTLMPCYLCAGAVVQFGIKRVIVGESETFSGAREFMESHGVEVIDLNLDECKNMMQRFIHINPQLWNEDIGK
- a CDS encoding cytochrome d ubiquinol oxidase subunit II, whose translation is METLEYFLPQVWFAILALFLFLYVMLDGFDLGVGILSLTSSDEERRGLLMTSLSNIWDANETWLVLMGGGLFGAFPLAYGTILNALYIPIITMVFGFIFRAVAFEFRELATRKFFWNIAFGAGSFVAALSQGFALGSVLKGIQVDESGHFIGSTWDWFSWQSVLVALTLIQGYVLIGSTYLVWKTEGELQETHYKTAKIAAWTTLIGAILITITTPIFYVSARSRLFQQPLVYVFAIIPLLGVWLIWQLLQSLNRKEERAPFGWTILLFVLTFIGLALVVFPYIIPTKITIYEAAADPSSLVIMIIFIGFLIPVMLFYNLYQYVVFRGKVTGGSYGE
- a CDS encoding hybrid sensor histidine kinase/response regulator — translated: MVQRRTIVIIDDCQEDRDTYRRYLLKDETYKYDIFGEEYGEDGLELCNSVQPDVILLDFLLPDINGLEFLSQLQLQTGKTNLPVIMLTGQGNEVIAVQAMKSGASDYLVKGETTAESLRIAIHNAIKRTHLQNLLAQSEQRFQTSVETMLDCFGICNSIRNDNGEIIDFTIEYVNAAACAFNSMSAAEQIGASLLRLPLFSQAGLFDEMCQVVETGKPLAKEVLVYADDDRPQIHKALDIRVTQLGDGFAIAWRDITDRKCLEEERAQLLLQEQLARSAAEAANHSKDVFLAMVSHELRNPLTAILMYAQLLQAQKLKADQISRAYETIERNVRLQKQLIDDLLDVSRIVSGKLHLTMQCVDLVVILQAAIDAVHPLAAAKAIQLELAIAPHQNQHDVTTPSVLFYGDATRLQQVFWNLLSNAIKFTPNQGRVQTKLEYGDRAIQITVSDTGQGISPDFLPHVFERFRQADTTRQGGLGLGLAIVDHIVQLHGGFVKVESPGVDQGATFTIEFPKTNTPQTQTTSDCLSVI
- a CDS encoding response regulator, which encodes MTGSTQPLLLIEDSDEDFAAFERILRKASITNTIYRCVDGDEALDFLHHKGQYSNSKAPRPGIILLDLNLPGTDGREVLEQIKQDNELKMIPVVVFTTSSNPKDIEVCYRYGVNGYIIKPIDVKKLMRTIQVLIDYWFEAVILPNSVRG